A stretch of the Thiocystis violascens DSM 198 genome encodes the following:
- a CDS encoding DUF1249 domain-containing protein: MGALMSLCEENHGRLLRLAPGLRDAAGRLTSRRSGGVDLHLEVEEQAPYTTQLRLTHVFHLPGSTDPRPEPNARLRVYHDARQVEVLDLRQSVLPLRGGYQHPALADKWQANLFLAKWLTFCLRQGHCFQHREVSVPPLGFVESTPFCT, from the coding sequence GTGGGCGCCCTGATGAGTTTGTGCGAGGAGAACCACGGCCGGTTGCTGCGTCTGGCTCCGGGGCTTCGAGATGCCGCGGGGCGACTCACTTCGCGTCGTTCCGGTGGCGTCGATCTGCACCTTGAGGTCGAGGAGCAGGCCCCTTACACCACGCAGCTACGTCTGACCCACGTTTTCCATCTTCCCGGCTCCACGGATCCACGCCCCGAACCCAACGCACGTCTGCGGGTCTACCACGATGCGCGGCAGGTTGAGGTTCTTGATTTGCGTCAATCGGTGTTGCCGCTGCGGGGCGGCTATCAGCATCCCGCGCTCGCGGACAAGTGGCAGGCAAACCTTTTCCTCGCAAAATGGCTGACGTTTTGCCTTCGTCAGGGACATTGCTTTCAGCATCGCGAAGTTTCCGTGCCACCTCTGGGGTTTGTCGAGTCCACGCCTTTCTGCACCTGA
- the trxA gene encoding thioredoxin translates to MAVVELETSNFEQTIQDNDFVIVDFWAPWCGPCRSFAPVYEKVSQDFDDVIFAKVNTEEHQEIAAHFQIRSIPTLMIFREQVIIFSQAGALPEGSFRDLLAKAGELDMVDVKRQIAEQAANQA, encoded by the coding sequence ATGGCCGTCGTTGAACTCGAAACATCCAACTTTGAACAGACCATCCAGGACAACGACTTTGTGATCGTTGATTTCTGGGCGCCCTGGTGCGGACCCTGTCGTTCGTTCGCGCCGGTTTACGAGAAGGTTTCGCAAGATTTCGACGACGTGATCTTCGCTAAGGTGAATACGGAAGAGCATCAGGAGATTGCGGCGCACTTTCAGATCCGATCCATTCCGACCCTGATGATCTTTCGTGAGCAGGTCATTATCTTCTCCCAGGCTGGCGCCTTGCCGGAGGGGTCGTTCCGCGATCTTCTCGCGAAGGCCGGGGAACTCGACATGGTCGACGTGAAACGCCAGATTGCCGAACAAGCAGCCAATCAAGCCTAG
- the adk gene encoding adenylate kinase yields the protein MRIILLGGPGAGKGTQAGFIKAHFNIPQISTGDMLRAHVKAGTELGQAAKKIMDEGGLVSDDIILGMVKQRITDDDCATGYLFDGFPRTLPQADALKEAGVFVDAVVEIDVPDAEIIRRMSGRRVHLSSGRTYHVVFNPPRQEGLDDETGEPLIQREDDREETVKARLKVYHDQTEPLIEYYSSWANRGGEGAPKYIKVHGIGAVEEIREGILGQLDAV from the coding sequence ATGCGCATCATTCTGCTCGGTGGCCCCGGTGCCGGCAAAGGCACCCAGGCCGGTTTCATCAAGGCACATTTCAACATTCCGCAGATCTCCACCGGCGATATGCTCCGGGCACACGTCAAGGCGGGCACCGAACTTGGTCAGGCGGCCAAAAAGATCATGGACGAGGGCGGTCTGGTCTCCGACGACATTATCCTGGGCATGGTCAAGCAACGCATCACCGATGACGATTGTGCGACCGGCTATCTGTTCGACGGCTTCCCGCGTACCTTGCCCCAGGCGGATGCGCTGAAGGAAGCGGGCGTATTTGTCGACGCGGTGGTCGAAATCGATGTGCCGGACGCGGAAATCATTCGCCGGATGTCCGGGCGCCGGGTGCATCTTTCCTCCGGCCGGACCTACCATGTCGTCTTCAATCCGCCACGCCAAGAGGGCCTGGACGACGAGACGGGCGAACCCTTGATCCAGCGCGAGGACGATCGGGAAGAAACCGTCAAGGCACGCCTGAAGGTTTACCACGATCAGACCGAGCCGCTGATCGAATACTATTCCTCATGGGCCAACCGGGGCGGCGAGGGCGCTCCGAAATATATCAAGGTGCATGGAATCGGCGCCGTCGAGGAGATTCGCGAAGGAATCCTCGGGCAACTCGATGCCGTTTAA